In one Novosphingopyxis iocasae genomic region, the following are encoded:
- the uvrB gene encoding excinuclease ABC subunit UvrB, with translation MAELVIRRGLEEPETDENFKPHKPVRPEKAEGGQKFKLVSEYEPSGDQPTAIAELTESARDGEATQVLLGVTGSGKTFTMAKVIEELQRPALVLAPNKILAAQLYGEFKSFFPENAVEYFVSYYDYYQPEAYVPRSDTYIEKESSINEAIDRMRHSATRALLERDDVLIVASVSCLYGIGSVETYSAMVFDIKREDTVDQRELIRKLVALQYKRNDTAFARGNFRVRGDTLELFPSHYEDMAWRIEFFGDEVESISEFDPLTGKKGAQLDKVRVYANSHYVTPGPTMKQAAEAIKFELSERLKELEAEGKLLEAQRLEQRTNFDLEMIHATGSCNGIENYSRFLTGRLPGEPPPTLFEYLPDNALLFVDESHQTVPQIGAMARGDHRRKLTLAEYGFRLPSCIDNRPLRFNEWDAMRPQTFAVSATPGKWEMEETSGVFAEQVIRPTGLIDPPVEIKPVEEQVDDLINEARITAQKGYRTLVTTLTKRMAEDLTEFMHEAGIKVRYMHSDVETLERIELIRDLRMGVYDVLVGINLLREGLDIPECGLVAILDADKEGFLRSETSLIQTIGRAARNVDGRVILYADRITGSMERALAETDRRREKQLAYNEEHGITPKTIRKNISDIVAYASKDDRAKASKDEPESLVGHNLRAYIEDLEKKMRTAAADLEFEEAGRLRDEIRKLEADELGLPGDEQVAAPRGRATEGRPGTRKMRYGKTQRKMS, from the coding sequence ATGGCAGAACTGGTGATCCGACGCGGGCTGGAAGAGCCCGAGACCGACGAGAATTTCAAGCCGCACAAGCCGGTTCGCCCCGAAAAGGCGGAAGGCGGGCAGAAGTTCAAGCTCGTCAGCGAATATGAGCCGTCTGGGGATCAGCCCACCGCCATCGCCGAACTGACGGAAAGCGCCCGCGATGGCGAGGCGACGCAGGTGCTCCTGGGCGTCACTGGCTCGGGCAAGACCTTCACCATGGCGAAGGTGATCGAAGAACTGCAGCGCCCGGCGCTGGTGCTGGCTCCCAACAAGATCCTCGCCGCGCAGCTTTACGGCGAGTTCAAGAGCTTCTTTCCCGAGAACGCGGTCGAATATTTCGTCAGCTATTACGACTATTATCAGCCCGAAGCCTATGTGCCGCGTTCCGACACCTACATCGAGAAGGAAAGCTCGATCAACGAGGCGATCGACCGGATGCGTCATTCGGCTACGCGCGCGCTGCTGGAACGCGACGACGTGCTGATCGTGGCTTCCGTTTCCTGCCTTTACGGCATCGGATCGGTCGAGACCTATTCGGCGATGGTGTTCGACATCAAAAGGGAAGACACGGTCGACCAGCGCGAGCTGATCCGCAAGCTCGTCGCCCTGCAATATAAGCGCAACGACACCGCCTTCGCGCGCGGCAATTTCCGTGTGCGCGGCGATACGCTGGAGCTGTTCCCGTCGCACTATGAAGACATGGCCTGGCGCATCGAATTTTTCGGCGACGAGGTGGAGTCGATCAGCGAGTTCGATCCGCTGACCGGCAAGAAGGGCGCGCAGCTGGACAAGGTGCGCGTCTATGCGAACTCGCACTATGTCACGCCCGGCCCGACGATGAAGCAGGCCGCCGAGGCCATCAAGTTCGAGCTTTCCGAGCGGCTGAAGGAGCTGGAAGCGGAGGGCAAACTGCTGGAAGCGCAGCGGCTGGAGCAGCGCACCAATTTCGATCTGGAAATGATCCACGCCACCGGCAGCTGCAACGGCATCGAAAATTACAGTCGCTTCCTCACCGGCCGCCTGCCCGGCGAGCCGCCGCCGACCCTTTTCGAATATCTGCCCGATAACGCGCTGCTGTTCGTCGACGAAAGCCATCAGACGGTGCCGCAGATCGGCGCGATGGCGCGCGGGGACCATCGCCGCAAGCTGACGCTGGCCGAATATGGCTTCCGCCTGCCGAGCTGCATCGACAACCGTCCGTTACGCTTCAACGAATGGGACGCGATGCGCCCGCAGACTTTTGCGGTGTCCGCCACGCCCGGGAAGTGGGAGATGGAGGAGACCAGCGGCGTCTTTGCCGAGCAGGTGATCCGCCCCACCGGGCTGATCGATCCGCCGGTAGAGATCAAACCGGTCGAGGAACAGGTCGACGACCTGATCAACGAGGCGCGCATCACCGCTCAAAAGGGCTATCGCACCCTCGTCACCACGCTCACGAAGCGCATGGCCGAAGACCTCACCGAGTTCATGCACGAGGCCGGGATCAAGGTGCGCTACATGCACTCCGACGTCGAGACGCTGGAGCGTATCGAGCTGATCCGGGATCTGCGCATGGGCGTGTACGACGTGCTCGTCGGCATCAACTTGCTGCGCGAGGGGCTCGACATCCCCGAATGCGGGCTGGTCGCGATCCTGGACGCGGACAAGGAAGGCTTCCTGCGCTCCGAAACCTCGCTGATCCAGACCATCGGCCGGGCCGCCCGTAATGTCGACGGGCGCGTGATCCTCTACGCCGATCGCATCACCGGATCGATGGAGCGCGCGCTGGCCGAGACCGACCGGCGGCGCGAAAAGCAACTCGCCTATAATGAAGAGCACGGCATCACGCCGAAGACGATCCGCAAGAATATCTCCGACATCGTGGCCTATGCCAGCAAGGACGATCGCGCAAAGGCGTCCAAGGACGAGCCCGAAAGCCTCGTGGGCCACAATCTGCGCGCCTATATCGAGGATCTGGAGAAGAAGATGCGCACCGCCGCCGCCGATCTGGAGTTCGAGGAGGCCGGGCGCCTGCGCGACGAGATCCGCAAGCTGGAGGCCGACGAACTCGGCCTGCCAGGCGACGAACAGGTCGCCGCACCGCGCGGCCGCGCCACCGAGGGACGGCCGGGCACGCGCAAGATGCGATACGGCAAGACCCAGCGGAAAATGAGCTGA
- a CDS encoding protein-disulfide reductase DsbD family protein, with product MTARPTAALFRSSMAGHGPTEFSGGVPLHLRPFVRIGAALAALLLIALAATFCVAAPVHAQGSNATHIQGALLAENGKVAPGGGDTLALSFKPDAGWHGYWSNPGDAGFGIDLKWTLPKGVTLGEAQFPVPQTLTIAGLMNHVYEGPHALLFDLMLDKSVAPGTRLPIGLDAQWLACTDEICVPETGHFETTLVAGPGGKAATASFDRFRSALPTPLDRPATFEVANGMLRLAIPFPAAAAAPAPHFFASADGMVDYAAPQRFSRVGDRLVMETRAAGASPQDVSGLLALGDGTGLSISAAPGAVPTGGVPLAGSADPAAADAPTLLLSFGAALLGGLLLNILPCVFPILGLKAISLSRAAIGEAEARRDALAYGAGAILACLALGGLLLALRARGEAVGWAFQLQEPAVVVALFLLTVGIVANLLGMFTVPGLAVGDRLTRSGGMSGSFWTGALAAFVATPCTGPFMAAALGAALLLPVPAALLLFAGLGIGLALPFLAIGFVPTLRRWLPKPGAWMETFRKWMALPMALTALALGWLLWRLGGPNLIIAGVVAAVAMLVILLLLGRGQRGGAGAVPLLAAGALAVLLLPPALVAAAPERSFAAHNGRSNSLPFDEARLAQLQAEGRPIFLYFTADWCVTCKANEAAAIEREGVARAFERGNVAVMSGDFTRRDPAIARFLAAHGRAGVPFYLFYPKGGGEPKELPQLLSQDMLIDLAAR from the coding sequence ATGACCGCCCGACCGACCGCCGCTCTGTTCCGTTCATCGATGGCAGGACACGGGCCGACCGAATTTTCCGGGGGTGTCCCGTTACATTTGCGACCTTTCGTTCGCATCGGCGCGGCCCTTGCGGCGTTGCTGCTGATCGCGCTCGCGGCCACCTTCTGCGTGGCGGCCCCGGTCCATGCGCAGGGCAGCAACGCCACGCACATCCAGGGGGCGTTGCTGGCCGAGAACGGCAAGGTCGCGCCCGGCGGTGGTGATACGCTGGCGCTCTCGTTTAAGCCGGATGCCGGCTGGCATGGCTACTGGTCGAATCCCGGCGATGCGGGCTTCGGGATCGATCTGAAATGGACGCTGCCCAAGGGCGTGACGCTGGGCGAAGCGCAGTTTCCGGTGCCGCAGACGCTGACGATCGCGGGGTTGATGAACCATGTTTATGAAGGGCCGCATGCGCTGCTGTTCGATCTGATGCTGGACAAGAGCGTCGCACCGGGCACGCGGCTGCCGATTGGTCTGGATGCGCAATGGCTCGCCTGTACCGACGAGATTTGCGTGCCGGAAACCGGCCATTTCGAAACGACGTTGGTTGCGGGTCCGGGCGGAAAGGCGGCCACCGCAAGCTTTGACCGCTTCCGATCGGCCCTGCCGACGCCGCTCGATCGGCCCGCAACGTTCGAGGTGGCGAACGGCATGCTGCGGCTCGCCATCCCCTTTCCAGCCGCTGCCGCCGCGCCGGCACCTCATTTCTTTGCGAGCGCCGACGGCATGGTCGATTACGCCGCGCCCCAGCGGTTTTCGCGCGTAGGTGACCGGCTGGTGATGGAGACCAGGGCGGCGGGCGCATCGCCCCAGGACGTTTCTGGACTGCTGGCGCTGGGAGACGGCACCGGCCTTTCCATCTCCGCCGCGCCGGGGGCCGTGCCGACCGGGGGAGTGCCACTGGCCGGCAGTGCCGATCCCGCCGCCGCCGATGCGCCTACGCTGCTTTTAAGCTTTGGCGCGGCGCTGCTTGGCGGCCTGCTCCTCAATATCCTGCCTTGTGTATTCCCGATCCTGGGCCTGAAGGCGATCAGCCTGAGCCGCGCGGCCATCGGCGAGGCCGAGGCGCGCCGCGATGCGCTGGCTTATGGCGCAGGGGCGATCCTAGCCTGCCTGGCGCTGGGCGGTTTGCTGCTCGCTTTGCGCGCGCGCGGTGAGGCGGTGGGCTGGGCGTTTCAGTTGCAGGAGCCGGCCGTGGTGGTGGCGCTGTTCCTGCTCACCGTGGGGATCGTCGCCAACCTGCTGGGTATGTTCACCGTGCCCGGCCTCGCAGTCGGTGATCGTTTGACGCGATCGGGCGGGATGAGCGGCAGCTTCTGGACCGGCGCGCTCGCTGCGTTCGTCGCCACGCCCTGCACCGGGCCGTTCATGGCCGCCGCATTGGGCGCGGCCCTCCTGCTGCCCGTTCCGGCCGCGCTGCTGCTGTTCGCGGGGCTGGGCATCGGACTGGCGCTGCCTTTCCTTGCCATCGGCTTCGTGCCCACGCTGCGCCGCTGGCTGCCCAAGCCGGGGGCATGGATGGAGACCTTCCGCAAATGGATGGCGCTGCCGATGGCGCTGACCGCATTGGCGCTGGGCTGGCTGCTATGGCGTCTGGGCGGCCCGAACCTGATAATCGCGGGCGTCGTCGCGGCGGTGGCGATGCTCGTCATTCTGCTGCTGCTGGGTCGCGGTCAGCGCGGCGGCGCGGGCGCGGTGCCGCTGCTGGCGGCAGGCGCTTTGGCGGTTCTGCTGCTGCCCCCTGCGCTGGTCGCGGCGGCTCCGGAGAGAAGTTTTGCTGCGCACAATGGCCGCAGCAATTCGCTGCCGTTCGATGAGGCGCGACTGGCGCAACTGCAGGCCGAGGGGCGCCCAATCTTCCTTTATTTCACTGCTGATTGGTGCGTCACCTGCAAGGCGAACGAGGCTGCCGCGATCGAGCGGGAGGGCGTGGCCCGCGCGTTCGAACGGGGCAATGTTGCGGTGATGAGCGGGGACTTCACCCGCCGCGATCCGGCCATCGCACGATTCCTGGCCGCGCATGGCCGGGCGGGCGTGCCCTTTTATCTGTTCTACCCGAAAGGCGGCGGAGAGCCGAAAGAGCTACCGCAGCTGCTGAGCCAGGATATGCTGATCGATCTGGCGGCGCGTTAG
- a CDS encoding right-handed parallel beta-helix repeat-containing protein, whose protein sequence is MNRTMPRLALCALALMTAAPAAAQTTAPYSVAESGRGYGSLQAAVDAIGNGTGTILVSPGVHRDCAVQEGGAVTYRAAVPGKAIFDGGICEDKAALILRGRAATVNGIIFQNMAVADGNGAGIRLEQGNLNVSNSYFRNSEQGILTADDPSSAIRIDRSTFSGLGRCDRGLSCAHSIYIGDYGSLSVTRSRFQQGNGGHYVKSRARRTTVTDSSFDDTRGRATNYMIDLPNGSTGVIEGNVFVQGRDKENYSAFIAVAAEGKEHSSNGLIVRNNDARVGPGIDRTTTFLADWSGDRVQLGANRLGPKLKPFERR, encoded by the coding sequence ATGAACCGCACCATGCCCCGCCTCGCCCTTTGCGCTCTCGCCTTGATGACTGCGGCGCCTGCCGCTGCGCAAACTACTGCGCCCTACAGCGTCGCCGAGAGCGGGCGCGGCTACGGATCATTGCAAGCCGCGGTCGATGCGATCGGCAATGGCACGGGCACGATCCTGGTCTCCCCCGGCGTGCATCGTGATTGCGCGGTTCAGGAAGGCGGCGCGGTGACGTATCGCGCGGCGGTGCCCGGCAAGGCGATTTTCGACGGCGGGATCTGCGAGGATAAGGCCGCGCTCATCCTGCGCGGACGGGCCGCTACGGTGAACGGCATCATCTTCCAGAATATGGCGGTTGCCGACGGCAACGGCGCGGGAATCCGGCTGGAGCAGGGCAATCTCAACGTCTCCAACAGCTATTTCCGCAATAGCGAGCAGGGCATCCTCACCGCCGACGACCCTTCGTCTGCCATCCGCATCGACCGCTCCACCTTTTCCGGCCTTGGCCGGTGCGACCGGGGGCTGTCCTGCGCGCACAGCATTTACATCGGCGATTACGGATCGCTCAGCGTCACGCGCAGCCGTTTTCAGCAGGGCAATGGCGGCCATTATGTGAAAAGTCGCGCACGCCGCACGACGGTGACCGATTCGAGCTTTGACGATACGCGCGGGCGCGCCACCAATTACATGATCGATCTGCCCAACGGCTCCACCGGGGTGATCGAGGGCAATGTCTTTGTGCAAGGACGCGACAAGGAGAATTACTCCGCCTTCATCGCCGTCGCCGCAGAGGGCAAGGAGCATTCGAGCAACGGGCTGATCGTGCGCAACAACGATGCGCGCGTCGGCCCCGGCATCGACCGCACCACGACCTTCCTGGCCGATTGGTCGGGAGACCGGGTGCAGCTTGGCGCAAACCGGCTGGGGCCGAAGCTGAAGCCGTTCGAGCGGCGCTGA
- the metH gene encoding methionine synthase: protein MTQTSSSANFVNIGERTNVTGSARFKKLILAGDYEAAVEVARDQVENGAQIVDVNMDEGLLDAVEAMTRFLKRIAAEPDIARVPIMIDSSKWEVIEAGLKCVSGKPIVNSISMKEGEELFLEAAAKCRSYGAAAVVMAFDETGQADTKERKIEICERAYKLLTANGFPPEDIIFDPNVFAVATGIDEHRRYAIDFIEAVRHLSVSCPHAHFSGGLSNLSFSFRGNEIVRRAMHSVFLYHAIPAGLDMAIVNAGQLDIYDQIEPTLREACEDVIFDRRDDATERLIELAESYRGKDAAAEKAAEEWRGYPVAKRLEHALVKGIDAHIVDDTEEMRVAVKEAGGRPIEVIEGPLMDGMNVVGDLFGSGQMFLPQVVKSARVMKKAVAHLFPYIEAEKDEKSKGKGKIVMATVKGDVHDIGKNIVGVVLQCNGFEVIDLGVMVPWPTILQAANENDADMIGLSGLITPSLDEMVTVAEEMEKAGLKLPLLIGGATTSKAHTALRIEPAYSGATVHVIDASRAVGVATNLVSDTGLDDYLSGIRADYEAVRVARGGKVAKKLASLEEARANAFPTDFALKPDAPIKPGIHRFDEWPIADLRDYIDWTPFFRAWELAGTYPAILDDEIVGESARNLKRDADAMLERIIEEKWLRVKAVVGLWPCTRDGDDVIVQSSPKGGQDVALPMLRQQVPKREGRANMCLADFIDPTGDWFGGFAVCAGHGIEAKSKEFQAAHDDYSDILLKALADRLAEAMAERMHALVRADLWGYAPGEQLTNEALIKEEYRGIRPAPGYPACPDHSLKPILFDMLGDDAGDVAGITLTESFAMYPTAAVSGMYFGHPDADYFGVARIGDDQLEDYAARRGVSIDQARQWLRPNLNE, encoded by the coding sequence ATGACCCAGACCTCCTCCTCCGCCAATTTCGTCAATATCGGCGAGCGTACCAACGTCACCGGTTCGGCGCGCTTCAAGAAGCTGATCCTGGCCGGCGACTATGAAGCCGCGGTCGAGGTCGCGCGCGATCAGGTCGAAAACGGCGCGCAGATCGTCGATGTGAACATGGACGAAGGCCTGCTCGATGCGGTGGAGGCGATGACGCGCTTCCTGAAGCGGATCGCGGCGGAGCCGGACATCGCGCGCGTGCCGATCATGATCGACAGCTCGAAATGGGAGGTGATCGAGGCGGGCCTGAAATGCGTGTCGGGCAAGCCGATCGTGAACTCTATCTCGATGAAGGAGGGCGAAGAACTCTTCCTGGAAGCCGCCGCCAAGTGCCGCTCCTACGGCGCCGCCGCCGTCGTCATGGCGTTCGACGAGACCGGCCAGGCGGACACGAAGGAGCGCAAGATCGAGATTTGCGAGCGCGCCTACAAGCTGCTGACCGCGAACGGTTTTCCGCCCGAGGACATCATCTTCGATCCCAACGTCTTTGCCGTGGCCACCGGCATCGACGAACATCGCCGCTATGCGATCGACTTCATCGAGGCGGTGCGGCACCTCTCGGTCAGCTGCCCGCACGCGCACTTCTCCGGCGGCCTGTCGAACCTCAGCTTTTCCTTCCGCGGTAACGAGATCGTGCGCCGTGCGATGCACAGCGTGTTCCTCTATCACGCCATCCCCGCCGGGCTGGACATGGCGATCGTCAACGCCGGGCAGCTCGATATCTACGACCAGATCGAACCGACCTTACGCGAAGCATGCGAGGATGTGATCTTCGACCGCCGTGACGACGCCACCGAGCGGCTGATCGAGCTGGCCGAAAGCTATCGCGGCAAGGATGCGGCAGCGGAAAAGGCGGCCGAAGAATGGCGCGGCTATCCGGTCGCCAAGCGCCTGGAACATGCGCTCGTCAAAGGCATCGATGCGCATATCGTGGACGATACCGAGGAGATGCGCGTCGCGGTGAAGGAAGCCGGCGGGCGCCCGATCGAGGTGATCGAAGGTCCGCTGATGGACGGCATGAACGTGGTCGGAGACCTCTTCGGATCGGGCCAGATGTTCCTGCCGCAGGTGGTGAAATCCGCCCGCGTGATGAAGAAGGCCGTCGCCCACCTGTTCCCCTATATCGAGGCGGAAAAGGACGAGAAGTCCAAGGGCAAGGGCAAGATCGTGATGGCGACCGTGAAGGGAGACGTCCACGATATCGGGAAGAACATCGTCGGCGTGGTGCTGCAGTGCAACGGGTTCGAGGTGATCGACCTCGGCGTGATGGTGCCCTGGCCCACGATCCTGCAGGCCGCGAACGAGAATGATGCGGACATGATCGGTCTCTCCGGCCTCATCACCCCCTCTCTCGACGAGATGGTGACAGTGGCCGAAGAGATGGAAAAGGCGGGGCTGAAGCTGCCCCTCCTGATCGGCGGGGCGACGACCAGCAAGGCGCACACCGCGCTGCGGATCGAGCCCGCCTATTCGGGCGCGACCGTGCATGTGATCGACGCCAGCCGTGCCGTCGGCGTCGCCACCAATCTGGTGAGCGATACCGGCCTAGACGATTATCTCTCCGGTATTCGCGCCGATTATGAGGCGGTGCGCGTCGCGCGCGGCGGCAAGGTGGCGAAGAAGCTCGCCAGCCTGGAAGAAGCGCGCGCCAACGCCTTCCCGACGGATTTCGCGTTGAAGCCCGATGCGCCGATAAAGCCCGGCATCCACCGGTTCGACGAGTGGCCGATCGCGGACCTGCGCGATTATATCGACTGGACGCCTTTCTTCCGCGCCTGGGAACTGGCGGGCACCTATCCCGCCATTCTCGACGACGAAATCGTCGGCGAAAGCGCGCGCAACCTGAAGCGCGATGCCGATGCGATGCTCGAGCGGATCATCGAGGAGAAATGGCTGCGCGTGAAGGCGGTGGTCGGCCTGTGGCCCTGCACGCGCGATGGCGACGATGTGATCGTACAATCCTCTCCGAAAGGCGGGCAGGACGTGGCGCTGCCCATGCTGCGCCAGCAGGTGCCCAAACGCGAAGGTCGCGCGAATATGTGCCTGGCCGATTTCATCGATCCTACGGGCGACTGGTTCGGTGGGTTCGCGGTGTGCGCGGGCCACGGCATCGAGGCGAAGTCGAAGGAATTCCAGGCCGCGCATGACGATTATTCGGACATCCTGCTGAAGGCGCTGGCCGACCGGTTGGCTGAGGCGATGGCCGAGCGGATGCATGCGCTCGTCCGTGCCGATCTGTGGGGCTATGCGCCCGGTGAGCAGCTCACCAACGAAGCGCTGATCAAGGAAGAATATCGGGGCATCCGTCCGGCGCCCGGCTATCCCGCTTGCCCGGACCACAGCCTGAAACCCATCCTGTTCGATATGCTGGGCGACGATGCGGGCGATGTCGCGGGCATCACGCTGACCGAGAGCTTCGCCATGTATCCCACCGCGGCAGTGTCGGGCATGTATTTCGGCCATCCTGACGCGGACTATTTCGGTGTGGCGCGGATCGGGGACGATCAATTGGAGGATTATGCGGCGCGGCGCGGCGTTTCGATCGACCAGGCGCGCCAGTGGCTGCGGCCGAATTTGAACGAGTAA